The following proteins come from a genomic window of Limosilactobacillus reuteri:
- a CDS encoding LysM domain-containing protein, whose amino-acid sequence MSEERKESRQANDELWDKKFTDKEDLDSDGHLSRTEHRKQRSHNSMITTILIVLIIVLAATPLIYWINNKQSFNHPARTEQVATSSENSKKKESHSSSTSSEHSKKESSVSSSESSSSSIEESSSTQTSQSYSAPQSSSSYYRYSSSYRYGNGYQNRTTPNRYSSYQQHYNNSQTYNRYNNNTENTNRYR is encoded by the coding sequence AAAAGTTTACAGATAAAGAAGACCTTGATAGTGACGGCCATTTATCACGAACGGAACACCGTAAGCAACGATCGCATAATTCAATGATTACTACGATCTTAATCGTGTTAATTATCGTTCTCGCCGCTACACCACTTATTTATTGGATTAATAATAAACAGTCCTTTAATCATCCGGCGAGAACCGAACAAGTAGCTACTAGTTCTGAAAATAGTAAAAAAAAAGAATCTCACAGTTCGAGTACCTCTAGTGAGCATTCAAAGAAAGAATCTAGTGTAAGCAGTAGTGAATCCTCTTCTTCAAGTATTGAGGAATCAAGTTCGACGCAAACTAGCCAAAGTTATAGTGCTCCACAAAGCAGTAGTAGCTATTATCGATATAGTAGTAGTTATCGTTACGGTAATGGGTATCAAAACCGGACTACTCCTAATCGTTATAGTAGTTATCAGCAACATTATAACAATAGCCAGACCTATAATCGCTACAATAATAATACAGAAAATACAAACCGTTATCGTTAA
- the cmk gene encoding (d)CMP kinase translates to MCKGLQVAIDGPASAGKSTVAKLVAKKFNYVYCDTGAMYRAVTLEVLNKGIDPKDDKRVAEIARQIKIDFEPGETEQRVFLNGKEVTHDIRLPKVAANVSAVAAVPAVREEMTKQQRQIAENGGIVMDGRDIGTTVLPQAPVKIFMVASAYERARRRYVENQAKGINTTSLEELQKAIELRDKKDSTRKVSPLTQAPDAIKLDTTNMTIDEVVSEISKIIKKTQDELA, encoded by the coding sequence ATGTGTAAGGGATTGCAAGTAGCAATTGATGGTCCGGCCTCAGCAGGAAAGAGTACGGTCGCTAAATTAGTAGCAAAGAAGTTTAATTATGTCTATTGTGATACTGGTGCAATGTACCGAGCAGTTACATTAGAAGTGTTAAATAAGGGCATTGATCCTAAGGATGATAAAAGGGTTGCTGAAATTGCTCGGCAAATAAAAATAGATTTTGAACCGGGTGAAACTGAACAACGAGTTTTCTTAAATGGCAAAGAAGTTACTCATGATATCCGGTTGCCGAAAGTAGCCGCAAATGTATCTGCTGTGGCGGCAGTTCCGGCCGTTCGCGAAGAGATGACGAAGCAACAGCGACAAATTGCTGAAAATGGTGGAATCGTGATGGATGGACGGGATATTGGTACGACTGTTTTACCGCAAGCACCAGTAAAAATATTTATGGTAGCGAGTGCCTATGAACGGGCTCGACGTCGATATGTTGAAAATCAGGCAAAGGGAATTAATACCACGTCGCTTGAAGAATTACAAAAGGCAATTGAATTAAGGGATAAAAAAGACTCAACACGAAAAGTTTCACCTCTTACACAAGCACCTGATGCAATCAAATTGGATACAACAAATATGACAATTGATGAAGTTGTGAGTGAAATCAGTAAAATAATTAAAAAAACACAAGATGAATTAGCCTAA